In Gulosibacter molinativorax, a single window of DNA contains:
- a CDS encoding IclR family transcriptional regulator, which translates to MEISQTADYALQVLFALETKDAQTASDLATTVGVARSVMQRILNTLHGRALVTRDPAGNFRLSPLLVRLAGHIPNELATVGQPIIDQLAASIGETVILTVPEDHEAVVVARAHAAQSTLRIEYEVGFRQPITRGASSLAMLAHLDAGTLGLTLHDDTSLQLKAIRQRGVSRSRGHVRPEMSGIGAPVLDTTSGLRGAVAIVVPTSRAERLEHFEDALLATAGTIATALEAGERV; encoded by the coding sequence ATGGAGATCTCGCAAACCGCGGACTACGCACTCCAGGTGCTGTTTGCGCTGGAGACGAAGGACGCACAGACTGCGAGCGACCTCGCCACCACCGTCGGCGTCGCTCGCAGCGTCATGCAGCGCATCCTCAACACACTGCACGGTCGAGCGCTCGTTACCCGCGACCCGGCAGGCAACTTTCGACTGAGCCCGCTCCTCGTTCGCCTCGCGGGGCACATTCCTAATGAGCTCGCCACGGTAGGGCAGCCGATTATCGACCAACTCGCTGCGAGCATCGGCGAGACCGTGATCCTGACCGTGCCCGAGGACCACGAGGCCGTCGTCGTCGCGCGGGCGCACGCGGCACAGTCGACCTTGCGGATCGAATATGAAGTCGGTTTCCGACAGCCCATCACGCGAGGTGCGTCAAGCCTCGCGATGCTCGCCCATCTCGACGCGGGCACCCTTGGACTCACGCTCCACGACGACACGTCACTGCAGCTCAAGGCGATTCGACAGCGCGGAGTGTCCCGCTCGCGCGGCCACGTCCGCCCCGAAATGTCGGGAATCGGCGCGCCGGTGCTCGACACGACAAGCGGTTTGCGCGGCGCAGTCGCCATCGTGGTGCCGACCTCGCGCGCCGAACGACTCGAGCATTTTGAGGATGCGCTGCTCGCCACCGCCGGCACAATCGCGACCGCGCTTGAGGCAGGCGAGCGTGTCTGA
- a CDS encoding VOC family protein has protein sequence MSGKVARLGHVGIAVEDIDRSVAFYTEVLGMRLTEMFRYDESTVGHGSAVLAGAFVRGWEDTIHHRLSIFTLRDANPEKPSARSLGLHHIAFEMDSSDDLLTLYRRFKEREVPIVNARIGGPGNQPRFYGLDPDGNLLEFYYKIDHVGWDGIPRPYPAIQEIELEDFDFEAYDEQREKQAEAERARRLQTQPSS, from the coding sequence ATGAGTGGAAAAGTTGCCCGCCTGGGCCATGTGGGAATCGCGGTCGAAGACATCGACCGCTCAGTGGCGTTTTATACCGAGGTGCTCGGGATGCGCCTCACCGAAATGTTCCGTTACGACGAGAGCACGGTAGGACACGGCTCGGCCGTACTCGCGGGCGCGTTCGTGCGCGGCTGGGAGGACACTATCCATCACCGGCTTTCGATCTTCACGCTCCGGGATGCGAACCCCGAAAAGCCGAGTGCTCGCTCCCTCGGCCTGCACCACATTGCGTTCGAAATGGACTCGAGCGACGACCTGCTCACGCTCTACCGCCGGTTCAAGGAGCGCGAGGTGCCGATCGTCAACGCGCGTATCGGTGGCCCGGGTAATCAGCCGCGGTTCTACGGGCTCGACCCCGACGGGAACCTTCTCGAGTTCTACTACAAGATCGATCACGTCGGTTGGGACGGCATCCCGCGCCCGTACCCGGCGATCCAGGAAATCGAGCTCGAGGACTTCGACTTCGAGGCGTACGACGAACAACGAGAGAAGCAGGCCGAGGCCGAGCGTGCCCGTCGCCTGCAGACCCAGCCGAGCAGCTAG
- a CDS encoding fumarylacetoacetate hydrolase family protein: MTKIARFQHLGDARLGVVSGDDYIDVTKAYAALLASEGELNAAAIAQGELSPDSLAFFRGGDRTLSALQDAVAHAESLPDADAREAGIRVSQSSTDTLVPIPNPPKIVCVARNYGKHAEEAGLQISEIPILFPRFAATQIAHGEPIVVPKVSHEVDWEGELAVVIGKGGRHITREDAFEHVAGYTVFNDVSVRDYQFRVTQYTGGKNFHASGPVGPHIALADEGLDPHNLRITTVINGVVKQDASTNEFIFDIPALIEHISEFIQLEPGDIIPTGTPAGVGFKRNPPEYLRDGDVVEITVEGIGTLRNPVINEHSEETSA, translated from the coding sequence ATGACCAAGATCGCCCGATTCCAGCATCTCGGCGACGCGCGACTCGGCGTCGTCAGTGGCGACGATTATATTGACGTCACCAAGGCATACGCCGCGCTGCTCGCCAGCGAGGGGGAGCTGAACGCGGCTGCCATCGCGCAGGGCGAGCTTTCTCCGGACTCGCTCGCGTTCTTCCGCGGTGGTGATCGCACGCTCTCGGCGTTGCAGGATGCGGTCGCGCACGCCGAATCGCTCCCGGACGCGGATGCGCGGGAGGCGGGCATCCGCGTCTCGCAAAGCTCGACTGACACGCTCGTGCCCATTCCGAACCCGCCCAAGATCGTGTGCGTGGCCCGAAACTACGGAAAGCACGCGGAGGAAGCGGGCCTACAGATCTCGGAGATTCCCATCCTGTTCCCGCGCTTCGCGGCGACGCAGATCGCGCATGGTGAGCCAATCGTCGTGCCGAAGGTCTCGCACGAGGTGGATTGGGAGGGCGAACTCGCCGTCGTGATCGGCAAGGGCGGCAGGCACATCACCCGTGAGGATGCGTTCGAGCACGTCGCGGGCTACACGGTGTTCAACGACGTGTCGGTTCGCGACTACCAGTTCCGCGTCACCCAGTACACCGGCGGCAAGAACTTTCACGCATCCGGCCCGGTCGGTCCACACATCGCGCTCGCCGACGAGGGACTCGACCCACACAACCTGCGCATCACAACGGTCATCAACGGTGTAGTGAAGCAGGATGCATCGACGAACGAGTTCATCTTCGACATCCCGGCGCTGATCGAGCACATTTCGGAGTTCATCCAGCTCGAGCCGGGCGACATCATTCCGACCGGGACCCCCGCGGGCGTGGGGTTCAAGCGCAACCCGCCCGAGTACCTCCGCGACGGCGATGTCGTCGAGATCACCGTCGAAGGCATCGGCACGCTCCGCAATCCCGTCATCAACGAACATTCAGAGGAAACATCCGCATGA
- a CDS encoding aldehyde dehydrogenase family protein, which yields MTTTTETRLPTRPDGVTDAKLFIDGEWVEAVSGERTPVIDPSRESQISSIALAGPEDVARAVAAARREVDEGAWSRVSGADRGRMLWRLADLIEEHREELAALESVDIGRPIGEPFFGEIPLASEVFRYFAGYADKIHGTTFDLPDLGGKSRRTYTLRQPLGVVGAITPWNAPTMITAWKLAPALAAGNTIVLKSAQEASLSTVRLVQLIEEAGFPAGTVNLVTGRGSVAGEALVTAPGVDKISFTGSPEVGRGIAAKASGALKKIVLELGGKSPQIIRADADLDEIISTVGTGVFANQGQTCASGSRIFVQRDVLDALVDRLAAHADSIRVGDPFDEATQMGTLINERQLKSVSALVEQGREYGVDVVTGGERLGDRGYFFKPTVLVSDNDSPVARQEIFGPVGTVIPFDTDEEALRLANDTEYGLTSVLWTNDSSAINRFTKGLKAGSVWVNAWGPPHPATPWLGVKTSGIGEELGTSGLLAETVEKVVNVVG from the coding sequence ATGACAACCACCACCGAAACTAGGCTCCCGACTCGGCCCGATGGCGTCACCGACGCGAAGCTGTTTATCGACGGCGAGTGGGTCGAAGCGGTCTCGGGCGAGCGCACCCCGGTGATCGACCCATCCCGCGAGAGCCAGATCTCCTCGATCGCGCTCGCGGGCCCCGAGGACGTCGCCCGCGCCGTCGCAGCGGCTCGGCGCGAGGTGGATGAGGGCGCCTGGTCGCGCGTTTCGGGCGCGGACCGCGGTCGGATGCTCTGGCGCCTCGCCGACCTGATCGAGGAGCACCGCGAGGAGCTCGCGGCCCTCGAGTCGGTCGACATCGGCCGCCCGATTGGCGAGCCATTCTTCGGTGAGATTCCGCTCGCATCCGAGGTCTTCCGCTATTTCGCGGGCTACGCCGACAAGATTCACGGCACGACGTTCGACCTGCCTGATCTCGGCGGCAAGTCGCGGCGCACGTACACGCTCCGCCAACCGCTCGGCGTCGTCGGCGCGATCACCCCGTGGAATGCGCCGACCATGATCACCGCGTGGAAGCTCGCGCCGGCGCTCGCGGCAGGCAACACCATCGTGCTGAAGTCGGCACAGGAGGCGTCGCTCAGCACGGTGCGCCTCGTGCAGCTCATCGAGGAGGCGGGATTCCCAGCGGGCACCGTCAACCTCGTCACGGGGCGCGGCTCGGTCGCCGGCGAGGCACTTGTCACCGCGCCTGGCGTTGACAAGATTTCGTTCACGGGCAGCCCAGAGGTCGGCCGCGGCATCGCCGCGAAAGCCTCGGGGGCGCTCAAGAAGATCGTGCTGGAGCTCGGCGGCAAGTCGCCGCAGATTATTCGGGCGGATGCGGATCTCGACGAGATCATCTCGACCGTCGGCACGGGAGTCTTTGCGAACCAGGGCCAGACCTGCGCATCCGGCAGCCGCATCTTCGTGCAGCGGGATGTGCTCGACGCGCTCGTCGATCGGCTCGCGGCCCACGCCGACTCGATTCGAGTGGGTGACCCCTTCGACGAGGCGACGCAGATGGGCACGCTCATCAACGAGCGCCAGCTCAAGAGCGTCTCGGCGCTCGTCGAGCAGGGGCGCGAGTATGGCGTCGACGTCGTTACCGGCGGCGAGCGACTCGGCGACCGCGGCTACTTCTTCAAGCCGACGGTTCTCGTTTCGGACAACGACAGCCCCGTCGCGCGCCAGGAGATCTTCGGCCCGGTCGGCACCGTCATCCCGTTCGACACCGACGAGGAGGCGCTGCGCCTCGCAAACGACACCGAGTACGGCCTCACGAGCGTGCTCTGGACCAACGACAGCAGTGCGATCAACCGCTTTACCAAGGGCCTGAAGGCAGGGTCGGTCTGGGTCAACGCGTGGGGCCCGCCCCACCCGGCGACGCCGTGGCTCGGGGTGAAGACCTCGGGCATCGGTGAGGAGCTCGGCACCTCCGGCCTCCTCGCGGAGACGGTGGAGAAGGTCGTCAATGTCGTCGGCTAG
- a CDS encoding ester cyclase: protein MSSASPNLKQILSEVWNAMERDRYQSILSEHFTEDYVSHGGSGTVDLEGFIGLLREFQEGFPDLETGMLDLIEEGDRVAYRWVTEGTHLGTFLGALPTGRRIRAEGIIITRFEGDKIAEDWSSWNEVTVLHDLGILPIDRG, encoded by the coding sequence ATGTCGTCGGCTAGCCCGAACCTCAAGCAGATTCTGTCGGAGGTGTGGAATGCGATGGAGCGGGATCGATACCAGTCGATCCTCTCCGAGCACTTCACCGAAGATTACGTCAGCCACGGCGGCAGCGGCACGGTCGATCTCGAGGGATTCATCGGCCTCCTCCGGGAGTTTCAGGAGGGCTTTCCCGACCTTGAAACCGGGATGCTTGATCTCATCGAAGAGGGCGATCGCGTCGCCTATCGGTGGGTCACGGAAGGCACCCACCTCGGGACCTTCCTTGGCGCGCTGCCAACCGGGCGGCGCATCCGGGCCGAGGGCATCATCATCACGCGGTTCGAGGGCGACAAGATCGCGGAGGACTGGTCGTCCTGGAACGAAGTGACCGTGCTGCATGATCTCGGCATCCTGCCGATCGATCGCGGCTGA